The proteins below are encoded in one region of Styela clava chromosome 4, kaStyClav1.hap1.2, whole genome shotgun sequence:
- the LOC144422174 gene encoding trans-L-3-hydroxyproline dehydratase-like yields the protein MHITTCEMHTCGEPLRIIETGFPNISGETILEKIAYIRENCDDIRKFLMHEPRGHHDMFGTLRVEPDLPNADAAFIFMHNEGYGTMCGHAIIALGRYCVDYNIVEAKEPETLVNIQCPCGLIPTYVSYGNGLSGRVRFQSVPSFVLKMDVNVNVPNIGMITVDISYGGVFYAFVSTDALGLTLKAGDALKAVEIGQAVLNATKKIVKVEHPENEDLGFLYGTIIYDRTELKSNDLIRQMIVFADRELDRSPCGSGTAAHIALIHAKGLLDVNCQKTFQSIVNDSKFTGKVVKKAKCGNFKAVIAEVSGNAYYTGKNLFTSEDKDPLKAGFTVR from the exons ATGCATATCACTACCTGCGAAATGCACACATGCGGCGAGCCGTTGAGAATCATTGAAACTGGATTTCCAAATATCTCGGGGGAAACAATCTTGGAAAAGATCGCTTACATACGAGAAAATTGCGATGATATAAGGAA GTTTTTGATGCATGAGCCTCGTGGACATCATGATATGTTTGGAACATTAAGAGTTGAACCAGATTTACCAAATGCAGATGCAGCATTTATATTTATGCACAATGAAGGATATGGTACAATGTGTGGACATGCCATCATCGCCTTGGGAAG ATACTGCGTTGATTACAATATAGTTGAAGCAAAAGAGCCAGAAACCTTGGTCAATATTCAATGTCCATGCGGGCTTATTCCAACCTATGTTTCGTATGGTAATGGTTTATCTGGGAGAGTGAGGTTTCAAAGTGTGCCatcatttgttttgaaaatgg ATGTCAATGTGAATGTACCAAACATTGGTATGATCACTGTAGACATATCTTATGGAGGAGTATTCTATGCCTTTGTTTCTACTGACGCACTCGGTTTGACACTCAAGGCTGGTGATGCATTGAAGGCCGTGGAAATTGGGCAAGCTGTATTGAATGCCACTAAAAAGATT GTTAAGGTTGAACACCCGGAAAATGAAGATCTTGGTTTCCTATATGGCACTATAATATATGACAGAAcagaattaaaatcaaatgatTTGATTCGACAAATGATAGTGTTTGCGGATCGTGAG ttgGATAGAAGCCCATGTGGTTCAGGAACAGCAGCTCATATTGCTCTGATACACGCAAAAGGTCTACTGGATGTTaattgtcaaaaaacatttCAGAGTATCGTCAATGATTCAAA GTTTACTGGAAAGGTTGTCAAAAAAGCCAAATGCGGAAACTTCAAAGCTGTCATAGCAGAAGTGTCTGGGAATGCCTATTACACAGGCAAAAATTTGTTTACATCAGAGGATAAAGACCCCTTAAAGGCTGGTTTCACCGTCCGATGA